The following proteins come from a genomic window of Candidatus Poribacteria bacterium:
- a CDS encoding leucine-rich repeat domain-containing protein: protein MESWKSFILISCLLMFSVCIHQDVDAQENLAQEAYAIFEQSCLNCHGEHGAYTEQLIIEHAALVAPGGAVIPGNPDDSEFYKRLVEERVEKRMPLGQPPLSDAAIDTIQRWILAGAPDWRNTFASDSPFVTPQEMLEVIENHVNSLPPFDRAFARYFTLTHLYNAGETTEDLHAYQRALSKLVNSLSWGREIVNPQPVDSEETIFYIDLRDYEWEVGINRWTLIEAEYPYKVEFNAPTQTTLHEKLMNLREEMSCEVPFIHVDWFLANASLPALYHDILDLPRTDRALEAKLGVDVVSNLRNAAGKRVWRAGFNDSGVSNNNRVVERHQFQHGAYWKSYDFAGSVGTQYIFTHPLAFTHDGGEIIFNLPNGLQAYYLVDAGGNRLDAAPIDIVRNPAASDPTVRNGLSCIGCHTEGMKTFKDQVRGVVEQNENPPFDKDRVLRLYIEKSVMDAFVEEDTNRYRQALEKTGGVFGSIEPVQRFHEAFQRPLDAVQAAAAVGLETQDFLQKIRQNTSLQHLGLLVLGNGTVKRDTWTEQFSEVVFALDFPERSQEIPIEQQTERIPGESVYIPDSNLRTAIEEALGKAPGTPITVEDMETWTTEFRADSRNISDLTGLEFATNQKVLSLANNSVSDLSPLAKLTNLEHLVINGNLLSDLFPLAGLTNLKSLHLYDNPTISDVSPLAGLINLEILDLGDSNFKSKLDLSELAGLSKIPWLAGGPKLEGPWLWVMVPIGDIGAEKAASSGIDWLSEASGGKVTEQRIATKGATEGKPVGNMVWTTASLATKGNTINEMANTAGLGVGDIDYHVAYGSLVLYSSLHQNTKMYVGSDDGVKVWLNGELVHNNPAIRFSDDYNEKFPVTLKQGINLLLVAVYEEGGWWTGFFGFEPDAAYTVIPPSTGFTFSTEPTSVRVGDPFTLHIGAKKITDLAGWQFDLVFDPTALEAIAVNDGDFLKIGDGTTFFQKGIIDNTAGEITELSSALISASGVSGTGTLLSVTFATKVEGETQIALRNFELGSISGAVIPSVHSDVVIKVEDQFAWDVNRDGRVSILDLILVSQHLGSAASANSKFDVNGDGIINIQDLILVAQHLGESMTSAAPSTLTGSIEGLDPAMIQAWIEQAELENDGSIAFQQGIANLQWLLASLIPEETALLPNYPNPFNPETWIPYQLLEPSEVTVNIYTVNGELVRTLALGHKFAGIYQSRTRAAYWDGKNDLGEHVASGIYFYTLTAGEFIATRKMLIRK from the coding sequence ATGGAATCTTGGAAATCTTTTATTCTCATTAGTTGTCTACTAATGTTCAGTGTGTGCATTCATCAAGACGTTGATGCCCAAGAAAACCTTGCACAAGAGGCGTATGCCATCTTTGAGCAAAGCTGCCTCAACTGCCACGGGGAACACGGGGCCTATACCGAACAACTCATCATTGAGCATGCAGCGTTAGTCGCCCCCGGAGGTGCAGTAATTCCGGGAAATCCTGATGATTCGGAATTCTATAAGCGGTTAGTTGAAGAGCGTGTCGAAAAACGAATGCCACTCGGACAACCACCGCTCTCAGATGCTGCCATTGATACCATCCAACGCTGGATTTTGGCAGGTGCGCCCGATTGGCGAAACACCTTTGCATCAGACAGTCCCTTTGTCACACCCCAGGAAATGCTTGAGGTGATTGAGAATCATGTCAACTCGCTCCCACCCTTTGACCGCGCCTTCGCACGTTATTTTACACTCACCCACCTCTACAACGCTGGCGAAACAACTGAAGATCTCCATGCTTATCAACGCGCCCTCTCCAAACTCGTGAATAGCCTCTCTTGGGGACGTGAGATTGTCAATCCACAACCTGTTGATTCAGAAGAAACGATCTTCTATATTGATCTCCGAGACTACGAATGGGAGGTCGGAATCAACCGATGGACACTGATTGAGGCGGAATATCCGTATAAGGTTGAGTTCAACGCGCCAACCCAGACAACTCTGCACGAAAAACTGATGAACCTACGCGAGGAAATGAGTTGTGAGGTGCCGTTTATCCATGTTGATTGGTTCCTTGCGAATGCATCATTGCCCGCGCTCTACCACGACATTCTCGATCTTCCGCGAACGGATCGCGCGTTAGAGGCGAAGCTCGGTGTGGATGTCGTCAGCAATCTCCGAAATGCAGCAGGGAAACGCGTCTGGCGCGCGGGGTTCAACGATTCCGGCGTGTCCAATAACAATCGCGTTGTCGAACGACACCAGTTTCAGCACGGTGCGTATTGGAAAAGCTACGACTTTGCGGGGAGTGTTGGCACACAGTACATCTTTACACATCCGCTTGCTTTTACACACGATGGTGGCGAGATCATCTTCAATCTTCCTAACGGATTGCAAGCATACTACCTTGTAGATGCCGGCGGTAACCGACTCGACGCAGCACCCATAGACATCGTCCGGAATCCGGCTGCGAGCGACCCAACTGTCCGCAACGGACTTTCTTGTATCGGGTGCCACACCGAAGGCATGAAAACGTTTAAAGATCAGGTGCGTGGTGTTGTTGAACAAAATGAGAATCCCCCGTTTGACAAGGACCGGGTGTTACGACTCTATATTGAGAAATCCGTAATGGATGCTTTCGTTGAAGAGGATACTAACCGTTACCGGCAGGCACTTGAGAAAACAGGCGGTGTGTTTGGTAGTATTGAACCGGTTCAGCGGTTCCATGAAGCATTCCAAAGACCTCTTGATGCTGTGCAGGCTGCCGCTGCAGTCGGATTAGAAACTCAAGATTTCCTTCAGAAGATTCGTCAGAATACGAGTTTACAACATTTGGGTCTATTGGTGTTAGGGAACGGCACCGTGAAACGTGACACATGGACAGAGCAGTTCAGTGAAGTGGTCTTTGCGCTGGATTTCCCAGAAAGAAGCCAAGAGATTCCAATTGAACAACAGACGGAACGCATCCCTGGGGAATCGGTTTACATTCCCGACTCGAACCTACGGACGGCAATTGAAGAAGCACTTGGCAAAGCACCAGGTACTCCGATCACAGTAGAGGATATGGAAACATGGACAACAGAGTTTCGCGCAGACAGCAGAAACATAAGCGATTTAACTGGGCTTGAGTTTGCAACAAATCAGAAAGTGTTAAGCCTTGCCAATAATTCAGTATCCGACCTATCTCCCCTCGCAAAGTTAACAAATTTGGAACATTTGGTTATCAATGGCAATTTACTATCCGACCTATTCCCACTTGCAGGATTAACGAATTTAAAAAGTTTACATCTTTATGACAACCCAACAATTTCTGATGTATCACCTTTGGCAGGATTAATAAATTTGGAAATATTAGATCTGGGTGATTCTAATTTCAAAAGTAAACTTGACCTCTCAGAACTAGCGGGGTTAAGCAAGATACCATGGCTTGCTGGGGGTCCGAAACTGGAGGGCCCCTGGTTGTGGGTAATGGTGCCAATAGGAGACATCGGTGCTGAGAAAGCTGCTTCCTCAGGAATAGATTGGCTCTCCGAAGCGAGTGGCGGTAAGGTAACAGAACAGCGAATTGCTACTAAAGGAGCAACAGAGGGAAAACCTGTTGGAAATATGGTGTGGACAACAGCAAGTCTTGCCACTAAAGGTAATACCATCAATGAAATGGCGAACACTGCCGGTTTAGGTGTGGGGGATATAGATTATCATGTTGCCTACGGTTCGCTCGTCTTGTATTCTTCCCTACATCAGAATACAAAAATGTATGTCGGCAGTGATGATGGTGTCAAGGTTTGGCTCAATGGGGAGTTGGTTCACAACAATCCTGCAATCCGGTTTAGTGACGATTACAACGAAAAGTTCCCCGTTACTCTGAAACAAGGGATAAATTTACTGTTAGTTGCTGTTTACGAGGAGGGAGGTTGGTGGACAGGCTTTTTTGGATTTGAACCCGACGCTGCCTACACCGTGATACCTCCTAGTACTGGATTCACGTTTTCGACAGAGCCCACGAGTGTTCGCGTTGGGGATCCCTTTACCCTGCATATCGGGGCAAAGAAGATCACCGATTTAGCAGGATGGCAGTTTGACCTTGTATTTGATCCGACTGCCCTTGAAGCAATCGCGGTCAACGACGGTGATTTCCTTAAGATAGGAGACGGAACGACTTTCTTCCAAAAAGGCATAATTGATAACACAGCAGGTGAGATCACAGAGTTAAGTTCGGCACTAATTTCGGCAAGTGGTGTCAGCGGCACGGGCACTTTGTTATCGGTTACCTTCGCCACAAAAGTAGAAGGGGAAACTCAAATCGCACTGCGTAACTTTGAGTTAGGTTCAATTAGCGGTGCGGTCATACCTTCAGTCCACTCTGATGTTGTTATCAAGGTTGAAGACCAGTTTGCATGGGATGTAAATCGAGATGGGCGAGTGAGCATTCTGGATCTGATTCTGGTATCACAGCACTTAGGTTCTGCCGCGTCTGCCAACTCGAAATTTGACGTAAACGGTGATGGAATTATTAACATCCAAGACCTTATCCTTGTTGCACAGCATCTCGGTGAGTCAATGACTTCCGCTGCGCCTTCCACTCTCACTGGCAGCATAGAGGGGTTGGATCCTGCCATGATACAGGCATGGATAGAGCAGGCGGAACTTGAAAATGATGGCTCTATTGCCTTCCAGCAAGGTATCGCGAACCTCCAATGGCTTTTAGCGTCGTTGATTCCTGAAGAGACAGCACTCCTGCCTAATTATCCCAATCCGTTCAATCCAGAGACGTGGATACCGTATCAGCTGCTTGAACCTTCAGAGGTTACTGTAAATATTTATACCGTAAATGGTGAGTTGGTTCGGACGTTGGCATTGGGACATAAGTTTGCCGGTATTTATCAGAGCCGAACCCGGGCGGCATATTGGGATGGGAAAAATGATTTGGGTGAGCATGTTGCGAGTGGTATCTATTTCTATACGCTAACGGCGGGAGAATTCATCGCAACGCGGAAAATGCTGATTCGGAAATAG
- a CDS encoding VCBS repeat-containing protein — MEFRGHLLDNTFKSVYGLAVADINGDGQLDIIAGSIGEPIIAWYEAPHWKRHLVTDQDSGHITIAPYDLTDNGTPDLIVGSGFNRGVNAAEGYLHWLEAPVQDGQNWKSHHIADVPFIHRIALANLSGNASTSVPFLIVASIRGEDGKPGEWHSPGSLWCYELSDTPRDIASWQSHLLDDSLHINHGLSINDVDQDGRDDVLISCTEGLIWYEPPVNPMTDDWGKWIINNLECSDAFAADIDGDGINEILGIEPWHGNNLVWYKATGDLRTDPWERHLIDDTLNRGHSLAAVDVDGDGILEIVCGYNGEGTSLHLYRPEDLTQNRWSKETIDDGGLGVGQMHVLDMNGNGRLDIVASGLSTGNVKWYENLP, encoded by the coding sequence GTGGAATTCAGAGGACATCTACTGGACAACACCTTCAAAAGCGTTTACGGGCTTGCCGTCGCTGATATAAACGGAGACGGACAACTTGACATCATCGCTGGCTCTATAGGCGAACCTATTATTGCTTGGTATGAGGCACCCCATTGGAAAAGGCATCTCGTAACCGATCAAGATAGCGGACACATCACTATTGCTCCTTACGATCTGACCGATAACGGCACGCCTGACCTCATTGTGGGTAGCGGCTTCAATCGTGGTGTAAACGCTGCCGAGGGGTACCTCCACTGGCTTGAGGCACCGGTGCAAGACGGACAAAACTGGAAGAGCCATCACATCGCCGATGTCCCTTTCATTCATCGCATCGCATTGGCGAATCTTTCTGGAAATGCGTCAACATCCGTTCCTTTCCTCATCGTCGCCTCAATCCGCGGTGAGGATGGCAAACCCGGCGAATGGCACAGTCCCGGATCGCTCTGGTGCTATGAGCTTTCGGACACCCCACGAGATATAGCCTCTTGGCAATCCCATCTCCTCGACGATTCCCTCCACATCAACCACGGTTTGAGTATCAACGACGTTGACCAAGATGGACGCGATGACGTACTGATTAGCTGCACAGAAGGACTCATCTGGTATGAACCACCTGTTAACCCAATGACTGACGACTGGGGTAAATGGATCATCAACAATCTTGAGTGTAGTGATGCATTCGCAGCGGACATTGATGGCGACGGTATCAATGAAATTTTAGGTATTGAACCGTGGCACGGGAACAATCTCGTCTGGTATAAAGCCACCGGCGATCTACGTACCGATCCGTGGGAGCGTCACCTCATTGACGATACGCTCAATCGCGGGCACTCCCTTGCTGCTGTTGATGTTGATGGCGACGGTATACTTGAAATTGTCTGTGGATACAACGGCGAAGGCACAAGTTTGCATCTCTACCGTCCAGAGGATCTGACACAAAACCGCTGGAGCAAGGAGACGATTGACGATGGTGGTTTAGGTGTTGGACAGATGCACGTCTTAGATATGAACGGAAACGGTAGGTTGGACATCGTCGCGAGCGGTCTCAGCACCGGTAACGTCAAATGGTACGAAAACCTCCCGTAG
- a CDS encoding GNAT family N-acetyltransferase translates to MRFPTASITTMDVSDNTNTHPDPFFIRECRPEEAEALLALWKIAGTSPSVTDTITNIRNTIESPAFVLIAEVDRCIVGSLIATFDGWRGNMYRIAVHPDYRRRGIGRALVKEGERCLVKQGAKRITALVEEKYPGAVAFWSSVGYEIEPGILRFFRNP, encoded by the coding sequence GTGCGATTTCCAACCGCATCGATCACAACAATGGATGTATCCGACAACACGAATACCCATCCAGACCCATTCTTCATTCGAGAGTGCCGCCCCGAAGAGGCGGAAGCACTTCTGGCGTTGTGGAAAATTGCTGGCACCTCTCCGAGCGTCACAGATACAATCACGAACATCCGAAACACGATAGAAAGTCCGGCATTCGTGCTGATTGCTGAGGTAGATCGATGCATCGTTGGCTCCTTAATCGCCACTTTTGATGGCTGGCGCGGAAACATGTATCGGATCGCAGTTCATCCTGACTACCGACGACGTGGCATCGGACGCGCCTTAGTCAAGGAAGGCGAGAGATGTTTAGTGAAACAGGGTGCTAAACGCATCACTGCACTCGTGGAGGAGAAGTATCCAGGGGCTGTCGCGTTCTGGTCAAGTGTCGGGTATGAGATAGAACCTGGGATACTAAGATTTTTCCGCAATCCCTAA
- the ilvB gene encoding biosynthetic-type acetolactate synthase large subunit has protein sequence MELSGAQILVDSLKREGVEYIFGVNGGAAMPIFDALYSETEVKLIPMRHEQGASHAADGYARATGDVGVALATSGPGATNLVTGIATAYMDSIPMVAITGQVFTHYIGSDAFQECDVIGVTRPICKHSYLIKSSDEIADVVAEAFHIAKTGKPGPVIIDIAKDAQIHETLFQYPETVDIRSYKPQVHGDPAQIAKAAALIKEAKRPMLYAGGGVVLANASEELRQLTLKTQIPITVTLMGLGAFPETHPLAMEMPGMHGSCCANYAFTDADLVIAIGARFDDRVTGDLSKFAPNAKKIHIDIDASCIGKNVPVDVPIVGDAKSVLTELNKQVGTADIDPWRDQIQEWKQKYPFEYEQKADKVMPQYVIEQIYEHYSDAIVVADVGQHQMWAAQYFKFTEPRQWLNSGGLGTMGFSLPAAIGAQLGCPDKTVVNINGDGSYIMTIQELVPAITMKLPLKVFIINNMYLGMVRQWQELFHGKRYSAVDYHDNPDFALLAQAFGATGLRVEHPDEVEPALQKAKGITDGPVVIDFIVDEEENVFPMVPAGAGLGDVIRGLS, from the coding sequence ATGGAACTTTCAGGAGCGCAAATCCTTGTTGACAGTCTCAAGCGGGAAGGTGTCGAATATATTTTCGGTGTGAACGGTGGCGCGGCGATGCCGATTTTCGATGCCCTTTACAGCGAGACCGAGGTTAAATTGATACCGATGCGGCATGAACAAGGAGCTTCCCACGCCGCTGATGGCTATGCACGCGCCACTGGGGATGTCGGTGTCGCACTCGCAACTTCCGGTCCCGGCGCAACGAATCTTGTCACCGGTATTGCGACCGCCTATATGGATTCGATTCCGATGGTTGCGATTACTGGACAGGTTTTCACCCACTATATCGGCAGCGATGCCTTCCAAGAATGTGATGTCATCGGTGTAACACGTCCGATCTGTAAGCACAGTTACCTCATCAAAAGTAGCGATGAGATAGCAGATGTCGTCGCTGAAGCGTTTCACATCGCGAAGACCGGAAAACCCGGTCCCGTAATTATTGACATCGCCAAAGATGCCCAGATACACGAAACACTGTTTCAATATCCAGAAACAGTTGACATCCGTAGCTACAAGCCGCAAGTTCATGGTGATCCAGCACAAATTGCAAAAGCGGCGGCACTGATTAAAGAAGCGAAACGCCCCATGCTTTATGCCGGAGGCGGTGTTGTACTCGCCAATGCCAGTGAGGAGCTGCGGCAGCTCACTCTCAAAACCCAGATTCCGATTACTGTTACATTAATGGGACTCGGTGCATTTCCCGAAACGCACCCTTTAGCGATGGAAATGCCCGGAATGCACGGTTCTTGTTGCGCTAATTACGCTTTTACCGATGCTGATCTCGTTATCGCTATTGGCGCAAGGTTCGATGACCGTGTTACGGGTGATCTCAGTAAATTCGCACCGAACGCGAAGAAAATTCACATCGACATTGATGCCTCCTGTATCGGAAAAAATGTACCGGTGGATGTTCCTATCGTAGGTGATGCGAAGAGCGTTCTGACAGAACTGAATAAACAGGTTGGGACAGCAGACATTGACCCATGGCGCGACCAGATTCAGGAATGGAAGCAGAAGTACCCGTTTGAATATGAGCAGAAAGCCGATAAGGTGATGCCGCAATATGTCATTGAACAGATTTACGAGCATTACAGCGATGCGATTGTTGTCGCGGATGTCGGACAGCACCAGATGTGGGCGGCGCAATACTTCAAATTCACCGAACCGCGGCAGTGGCTCAACTCCGGCGGTCTCGGTACGATGGGCTTTAGCCTCCCCGCCGCAATCGGCGCGCAGCTTGGATGTCCGGACAAAACTGTCGTCAACATCAACGGAGACGGTTCCTATATCATGACAATCCAAGAATTGGTACCAGCGATTACGATGAAGCTGCCGCTTAAGGTTTTCATCATCAACAATATGTACTTGGGGATGGTGCGCCAGTGGCAGGAATTGTTCCACGGCAAACGCTACTCTGCTGTCGATTACCACGATAATCCGGATTTCGCATTGCTCGCACAGGCATTCGGTGCCACCGGTCTACGGGTTGAACACCCCGACGAGGTCGAACCCGCATTGCAGAAGGCGAAAGGGATCACCGACGGTCCTGTGGTCATTGACTTCATCGTTGATGAAGAGGAGAACGTGTTCCCAATGGTGCCAGCTGGTGCTGGACTTGGAGATGTTATCCGCGGGTTATCCTAA
- the ilvC gene encoding ketol-acid reductoisomerase: protein MATIYYDSDANFDLLKERTVAVVGYGAQGRAQSLNLKDSGANVVVGLYEGSRSKERAEAEGLTVKTVEEAAAMADIVQVLIPDERHAAVYRDQIAPNMQAGNMLLVSHGFSVHFGQIVPAGDIDVAMIAPKGPGSLVREVFEGGGGVPCLIAIHQDTSGLARDVALAYARGIGGTRSGVIETTFREETETDLFGEQAVLCGGTAALIKAAFDTLVEAGYQPEMAYFECLHELKLIVDLIYSGGLSKMRNDISNTAEFGDLTRGPQIIDDNVRDKMRQILKDVQEGVFAREWVLENEANQPVLGALRRQEAELEIEEVGKNLRSMMSWLDE from the coding sequence ATGGCAACGATTTATTACGATAGTGATGCTAATTTTGATTTACTAAAAGAGCGTACCGTCGCTGTCGTCGGCTACGGTGCACAAGGTCGCGCCCAATCGCTGAACCTTAAAGACAGTGGTGCAAACGTCGTCGTCGGGTTATACGAAGGTAGTCGCTCAAAGGAGCGAGCAGAGGCGGAGGGTTTGACCGTCAAAACCGTTGAGGAGGCCGCAGCGATGGCAGACATCGTTCAGGTACTCATTCCCGACGAACGCCATGCCGCTGTTTACCGCGACCAGATTGCCCCAAACATGCAGGCAGGAAATATGCTGCTCGTCTCGCACGGGTTCAGCGTCCATTTTGGACAGATTGTGCCTGCCGGTGATATTGATGTCGCAATGATTGCGCCTAAGGGCCCCGGTTCTCTCGTCCGTGAAGTGTTTGAAGGCGGTGGCGGTGTGCCGTGTCTCATTGCTATCCATCAGGATACGTCCGGTCTTGCTCGCGATGTAGCACTTGCTTATGCCAGAGGTATCGGTGGCACACGTTCAGGGGTTATTGAGACCACGTTTCGCGAGGAAACCGAAACCGATCTTTTCGGTGAGCAAGCCGTCTTGTGTGGTGGGACCGCTGCACTCATCAAAGCCGCTTTTGATACACTTGTTGAAGCCGGCTACCAACCCGAAATGGCTTATTTTGAGTGTCTCCACGAACTCAAGTTGATTGTCGACTTGATTTACTCTGGCGGATTGAGTAAAATGCGGAATGATATTAGCAATACCGCCGAATTCGGAGACCTCACACGTGGTCCACAGATTATTGACGACAATGTCCGAGACAAGATGCGCCAAATCTTAAAGGACGTGCAGGAAGGGGTCTTCGCACGGGAATGGGTTTTGGAGAATGAGGCGAATCAACCCGTGTTGGGCGCGCTCCGTCGGCAGGAGGCAGAACTCGAAATAGAAGAGGTCGGCAAGAATCTCCGCAGCATGATGAGTTGGCTTGACGAGTAG
- a CDS encoding ABC transporter permease subunit has product MIWHIAKREILDNLTRFRFALTLILVMVLMVMNAVVFVSSQYPRRIAEYSEDTHQAVESLKTKSSNLSELAVKGPGYLHKPVSPLTFIAMGEDANLPKRVEGTPSGGYGIGMTTPDFSFNYSWSANWWLQYPQHTSRKNDSLPNFTELDWTFIIGLVMSFMAILFTYDAISGERETGTLSLLMSNSVSRATVLLGKFMGAFLTILIPLFIGVLLNLMIVNASRLVSLSGGEWVRMGIIFVTSAVYISIFLWLGLFISSQFSTSSSSLLTLLLIWIVFVVLIPNTMGVLASGFQQVSSRSEISRIQKAREDEIDNRYKEGDKLYRTGSPSDTPPKIEVLRMWADYLNEHADAKSGINDEHLNKQFAQVEFTQQITRLSPAAIYKYAVESLAGTGFARHKRFVQHARRYRQQFVDFIKSEDRGDNDSYHVYLVKEGLSQKPVPFNSIPKFSEQLTVGITFGGALLDLTLLVSLALLLFMAAVLVFMRIDVK; this is encoded by the coding sequence ATGATCTGGCACATAGCAAAACGAGAAATCCTTGATAATTTGACGCGTTTTCGATTTGCACTCACGCTGATTTTGGTAATGGTGCTGATGGTGATGAATGCTGTGGTATTTGTGAGCAGTCAATATCCGCGAAGGATCGCGGAATATTCCGAAGATACCCACCAAGCCGTCGAATCACTCAAAACGAAAAGCAGTAATTTAAGTGAGCTTGCAGTAAAAGGCCCAGGATATCTACATAAACCGGTTAGTCCATTAACCTTCATTGCAATGGGAGAGGATGCGAATTTACCCAAGCGAGTTGAAGGGACTCCAAGTGGCGGCTACGGTATAGGTATGACGACACCTGATTTTAGTTTCAACTACTCTTGGTCGGCAAACTGGTGGCTTCAGTACCCACAGCATACATCCCGCAAAAACGATTCGTTGCCAAACTTCACGGAATTGGATTGGACATTCATCATCGGGTTGGTAATGAGTTTTATGGCGATTCTGTTCACTTACGATGCCATCTCTGGAGAACGTGAAACAGGCACATTAAGCTTGCTCATGTCTAATTCCGTGTCACGCGCGACCGTGCTTCTGGGAAAATTCATGGGTGCATTTCTCACGATCCTGATTCCGTTGTTTATTGGGGTACTACTGAATTTAATGATCGTCAATGCGTCAAGATTGGTGTCGCTTAGCGGAGGCGAATGGGTACGGATGGGGATAATTTTTGTTACTTCCGCTGTCTATATCTCAATATTCTTATGGCTTGGTCTGTTTATCTCAAGCCAATTTTCTACTTCGTCAAGCAGTTTGCTGACGTTGCTGTTAATTTGGATTGTGTTTGTGGTGCTTATCCCGAACACCATGGGCGTATTGGCAAGCGGCTTCCAGCAAGTGTCCTCAAGAAGCGAAATTTCTCGCATACAGAAAGCAAGAGAAGACGAAATTGATAATCGCTACAAAGAAGGAGATAAACTTTACAGAACAGGTTCGCCTTCCGATACACCGCCTAAAATTGAGGTGTTAAGGATGTGGGCTGACTATCTAAACGAACACGCTGATGCCAAGAGCGGCATCAATGACGAACATCTCAATAAACAGTTCGCACAGGTTGAATTTACACAACAAATTACGCGACTATCCCCGGCGGCTATCTATAAATATGCTGTAGAATCTTTGGCAGGTACAGGATTCGCCAGACATAAACGATTCGTTCAACACGCGCGACGCTACAGACAGCAGTTCGTCGACTTTATTAAATCAGAAGATAGAGGAGACAACGACAGTTACCACGTTTATCTTGTAAAAGAAGGGTTATCCCAAAAACCGGTACCCTTTAATAGCATTCCTAAATTTTCAGAACAGTTGACTGTGGGTATCACCTTCGGAGGAGCACTGTTGGATCTAACGTTGTTAGTCTCGCTTGCACTCCTCTTGTTCATGGCGGCAGTTTTAGTGTTTATGAGAATTGATGTTAAATGA
- the ilvN gene encoding acetolactate synthase small subunit: protein MNSEKRHIFSVLVENRFGVLARVAGLFSGRGFNIDSLNVAETHDRSISQITLVTHGDAQIIEQIYHHLNRLIDVIEVTDLSTAGTHVERELVLIKIATDDPRKRTEVLQVAEVFRGRVIDMKPTSLVLEITGDEGKLKAAIDIFNTYGILELARTGKIAMLRGSEK from the coding sequence ATGAATTCTGAAAAACGACACATCTTTTCCGTTTTGGTCGAAAACCGATTTGGTGTCCTTGCCCGTGTGGCAGGACTCTTCAGCGGGCGCGGCTTTAATATTGACAGTCTCAACGTCGCCGAGACGCATGACAGGAGCATTTCGCAGATAACCCTTGTCACACACGGCGATGCCCAAATCATTGAACAGATCTACCACCATTTAAACAGACTCATTGACGTTATTGAGGTGACCGACCTCTCTACCGCTGGAACGCATGTTGAGCGAGAACTTGTCCTTATCAAGATCGCTACCGATGATCCTCGAAAACGTACCGAGGTTCTACAAGTCGCGGAAGTTTTTCGTGGACGAGTTATAGATATGAAACCTACCTCACTTGTCCTTGAAATCACAGGTGATGAGGGTAAATTGAAAGCGGCGATTGATATTTTTAATACGTACGGTATCCTTGAGTTAGCACGCACCGGTAAAATAGCGATGTTACGCGGCTCTGAGAAATAG
- a CDS encoding phytanoyl-CoA dioxygenase family protein, whose amino-acid sequence MSNQDVTYKTDKIMPTWEQLAEMGRDLQFHPSTTAHPKVLTQEQLADFNRVGYIKGIPIFDEAEIGEHRQYFDALLANVLSEGGSSYSIISAHIKYGKVYDLLTHPKIVACVKDLIGEDIIGWGAHYFCKMPHDSQTVGWHQDAGYWPLTPSKTVTVWLAIDDATVENGAMRFITGSHHLGHLTPRHSEPDDNSVLGQVVEDAEQYGEPVDVELKAGEISIHTDLLLHGSNANPSPKRRCGLTLRYCTTDVQASFRWDKEGVVVSGEDRNGNWENPPRPPVD is encoded by the coding sequence ATGTCAAACCAAGACGTAACCTATAAAACCGACAAAATCATGCCGACGTGGGAACAACTCGCTGAAATGGGGCGTGATCTCCAATTTCATCCAAGCACCACGGCGCATCCGAAGGTACTAACCCAAGAACAGTTGGCAGATTTCAACCGCGTCGGTTACATCAAAGGTATCCCGATTTTCGATGAAGCCGAAATCGGTGAACACCGTCAATACTTTGATGCCCTGTTAGCAAACGTCCTTTCAGAAGGCGGAAGCAGTTACTCAATTATCTCCGCACATATAAAATACGGGAAGGTTTATGACCTGCTCACGCACCCAAAGATTGTTGCTTGTGTGAAGGACCTGATCGGTGAGGATATTATTGGTTGGGGCGCGCACTACTTCTGCAAAATGCCACACGATTCGCAGACAGTCGGTTGGCATCAAGATGCGGGTTACTGGCCCCTCACACCTTCCAAGACTGTTACCGTCTGGCTCGCGATTGACGATGCCACCGTTGAAAACGGTGCGATGCGGTTTATTACAGGTTCGCATCATCTTGGACACTTGACACCTCGGCACAGCGAACCCGACGATAACAGCGTCCTGGGTCAAGTCGTTGAAGATGCTGAGCAGTACGGTGAACCCGTTGATGTCGAACTCAAAGCGGGCGAAATCTCTATCCATACCGATCTACTTTTACACGGATCGAACGCCAATCCCTCGCCCAAACGACGGTGCGGTCTGACTTTACGCTACTGCACCACCGATGTCCAAGCATCCTTTCGTTGGGATAAAGAAGGTGTCGTCGTGAGTGGAGAGGATAGAAACGGGAACTGGGAAAATCCACCGCGTCCGCCTGTCGATTAA